The following coding sequences lie in one Trichoderma breve strain T069 chromosome 1, whole genome shotgun sequence genomic window:
- a CDS encoding aromatic acid exporter family member 2 domain-containing protein: MSAEEFVDNGADNGTKKRALPSLLNHFNGNDLKTLFRCSIAAWVAALLIFIEPSLQSIGISTFFAALVLFVTPPAGILLIYLLGSLSLLVGLCLGWAWGILTMKAALAARPASDTQSQLQALQQAAVAQAQSTGQNATVISKILVYEGHMLDARVTVVYYVMSCAFIYFLSRLRANNVKLTLLHLFGNIVVDVFLLTGPLLPTFTPLLGQVLVKPGAIGVGIGAACCLIFFPQSTSYVVLRKMEQLIRMFDIPLDLTQQRFNTQKLEVEQLRQSKDGMIALYKAMEPEIAFLPLDISRGRWNADDVKGLKECIRQTMIASTSLIDFHITTIIALQKESKAGLQYDKHSSDGQTGEKGSHEIGQRHVLQYAELMKALRTPEQSDLRIRMIEAMRETTAQQVFDALVQRMETSLAALQSAREFCVTNTTEAIIDCHSDLFDQDGQLKISDTLQPQSLQAMMVAMVLEERILGVAVAMETMLKHVLQLTTSQTRHRIWLPSRIRYAFHWIFSGRKTIPIAGVSDDGGADDPDVADEQSKEVRQRLRLIRGYEAPTRAGPVARAVAGTYRWLTNPAGMYAMRMVVTCVLLYMADFTFSLISRALGTVIGGVFGLVAWYIGSGSGPGNPYGLAASVAVFTVISMWLRIFLPLAYTQATAMCGVTFILIIGFSYDNVHLPQYGNPGRGYQAFWKRLVTVLLGFLAATIVQLFPKPPSATGHVCKTLANTVRTLSDYYALLLSHWSRANQEGPIGATAIEELTLEVAEILSSLNGSLALLKVDFSAGPFDQAVLRQTQEQCRNMNQALGRLLYLSTTLPKEFQERLVTALGILDDGAIGNIMAVLAIVEQALRTGSPLPERLPVPLVRTCFESLSYAQHHKIELSTTLVRDENYRRYCVAVSSYLKFLTAIDDLVLCLKEALGERHVIYLWDDDV; the protein is encoded by the exons ATGTCAGCGGAGGAGTTTGTCGACAATGGCGCCGACAATGGTACCAAGAAGCGCGCTCTGCCCTCATTGCTCAACCACTTCAATGGGAACGATCTCAAAACTCTTTTCCGCTGTTCCATAGCGGCTTGGGTTGCTGCTCTTTTGATATTCATTGAACCTTCTCTTCAAAGCATCGGCATTTCtactttttttgctgctctAGTTCTCTTTGTCACGCCGCCGGCTGGCATTCTCCTCATCTATCTCCTCGGATCTCTATCGCTCCTTGTCGGTCTGTGTCTAGGTTGGGCTTGGGGAATCTTGACAATGAAGGCTGCATTGGCTGCCCGTCCCGCTTCAGACACCCAATCACAACTCCAAGCCCTACAGCAGGCCGCGGTCGCTCAAGCACAAAGCACTGGTCAAAATGCAACCGTCATCAGTAAGATACTGGTATATGAAGGTCATATGCTGGATGCACGCGTGACGGTTGTATACTACGTCATGTCTTGTGCCTTCATCTACTTTCTGTCACGCTTACGAGCAAACAACGTCAAGCTTacccttcttcatctctttggCAACATCGTCGTCGATGTGTTTCTGCTGACCGGGCCACTTCTACCGACCTTCACTCCGCTCCTGGGGCAGGTATTGGTGAAGCCAGGCGCCATTGGAGTAGGCATTGGCGCAGCGTGTTGCTTGATATTCTTCCCACAGTCTACTTCCTACGTGGTTCTTCGAAAAATGGAACAACTCATTCGCATGTTCGACATTCCTCTTGACTTGACACAGCAACGGTTCAATACTCAAAAACTGGAAGTAGAGCAGCTGAggcaaagcaaagatggcatGATTGCACTTTATAAAGCCATGGAGCCAGAAATTGCCTTCCTTCCCCTGGATATTTCCCGTGGCCGGTGGAATGCCGACGACGTCAAGGGCCTAAAGGAATGTATCCGCCAGACTATGATAGCCAGCACATCTCTGATCGATTTCCACATCACCACCATTATAGCTCTGCAGAAGGAAAGCAAAGCAGGCTTGCAGTATGATAAACACTCTAGTGACGGACAGACGGGAGAAAAGGGTAGTCACGAGATTGGTCAACGCCATGTTTTGCAATACGCAGAGCTCATGAAGGCACTTCGAACGCCCGAGCAGAGCGATCTTCGCATTCGAATGATAGAAGCTATGCGCGAAACAACCGCACAA CAAGTGTTTGATGCGCTGGTTCAACGAATGGAGACATCCCTGGCAGCGTTACAGTCTGCTCGCGAGTTCTGCGTCACCAATACCACCGAAGCAATTATAGACTGTCACTCCGATCTTTTTGACCAAGACGGTCAGCTGAAGATATCAGACACTCTCCAGCCACAGTCTCTGCAGGCGATGATGGTTGCCATGGTATTGGAAGAACGTATACTAGGCGTGGCTGTGGCGATGGAGACAATGCTGAAACACGTTCTTCAACTGACGACTTCACAAACCCGGCATCGCATCTGGCTCCCGTCCCGCATACGTTATGCCTTTCACTGGATTTTTAGTGGGAGGAAAACAATTCCAATCGCCGGCGTCTCTGATGACGGCGGTGCGGATGATCCAGACGTGGCCGATGAACAGTCCAAGGAGGTGCGCCAGCGACTCCGTCTCATCCGAGGCTACGAGGCTCCCACCCGCGCAGGACCAGTGGCCAGAGCTGTTGCCGGAACCTACCGTTGGCTCACCAACCCAGCCGGCATGTATGCAATGCGAATGGTTGTC ACATGCGTGCTCCTTTACATGGCTGATTTTACCTTTTCCCTCATCTCGAGAGCCCTCGGCACAGTGATTGGAGGAgtctttggccttgttgcGTGGTACATAGGATCTGGCAGTGGTCCAGGTAACCCATACGGGCTGGCCGCCAGTGTGGCAGTTTTCACCGTAATCTCTATGTGGCTGAGGATATTTTTACCGCTGGCATACACTCAGGCAACGGCTATGTGCGGCGTCACGttcatcctcatcattgGTTTCAGCTATGATAATGTCCATCTACCCCAGTACGGAAACCCTGGCAGAGGATACCAGGCCTTTTGGAAGCGATTGGTCACTGTCTTGCTGGGCTTTCTCGCCGCGACCATTGTTCAGCTCTTCCCCAAACCCCCGTCTGCCACCGGACATGTGTGTAAGACTCTGGCGAATACCGTTCGTACCTTGTCAGACTATTACGCCCTGTTGTTATCACATTGGAGTCGGGCGAACCAGGAGGGCCCCATTGGTGCTACAGCCATAGAGGAGCTTACACTAGAGGTTGCAGAGATTCTCTCATCATTGAATGGCTCATTAGCCCTTCTAAAGGTGGACTTTAGTGCGGGCCCGTTCGATCAAGCGGTTCTACGTCAAACTCAAGAGCAGTGTCGAAACATGAACCAAGCGCTCGGGAGACTCTTGTATCTGTCGACTACTCTTCCCAAGGAATTTCAAGAGAGACTAGTTACTGCTCTTGGAATACTGGATGATGGCGCCATCGGAAACATCATGGCCGTGCTGGCAATCGTCGAACAAGCCCTGCGGACCGGATCCCCTCTCCCGGAAAGACTTCCTGTGCCTCTTGTCCGTACCTGCTTTGAGTCCCTATCCTATGCGCAGCACCATAAGATTGAACTAAGCACAACGCTTGTGCGAGATGAGAATTACCGACGGTACTGTGTTGCCGTGTCATCTTACTTGAAGTTTCTCACTGCAATCGATGATTTAGTCTTGTGTTTGAAGGAAGCACTGGGAGAGCGTCACGTTATTTATCTATGGGATGACGATGTTTAA